A stretch of the Clarias gariepinus isolate MV-2021 ecotype Netherlands chromosome 26, CGAR_prim_01v2, whole genome shotgun sequence genome encodes the following:
- the flt3 gene encoding receptor-type tyrosine-protein kinase FLT3, whose amino-acid sequence MQFRQDTLLRVFLLLVFSSLACSDTLHQIDVRDGDVQRLPCVLEKSTLKCHMSEANIESSQKTQLEVVPGQMVEVHLRSNSSKDSMQCFWEHRETSNLFLFKFFEKGMDDIYTVVCGNRKSVNVSVHIHSTETRPSVPELTTVRGKKYESARFRCVSEGNPKPTITWYENEKHRSQGRMEISRTEKGVAESKMSSLEYSRSNIKCCAKNSHGEECSYIYHYDLDTGREESEASEIWLRRGQSLSLRCKVTGKPAMPWYFNNDTKLTGLSEQSYEKQLEYYSIASVSQNNSGEYHCNSSHGQRKAVKVHVFENDFLKKLNLSKHITIQNKDRKGFCFRAEVPSHLKAKCQWVMPNGSIVPCEETQHLSAVSTFTLCDPEPGQYQILLRSGREFTTGNMSLCVTDLPKFQILHDLTHVTCMTKSNLPVHISWMTCPSNANYNDTSAWKETYTDSPKGTDSGQFCQKTIVVSRPLSDVNDHFVKCCWRNNNTDSHCSEQILVKISSVNYFFLVGACILAWILTSVLVLFLFIRKKKPGYETQIQMIQMVGPLDNDYIYIDFKDFKYNQKLEFPRENLELGKELGSGAFGMVVQATAYGISKPGVSMQVAVKMLKEKHQAVEKEALMSELKMLMYIGNHTNIVNLLGACTGTGPIYLIFQYCHYGDLLNYLKNNREHFYKSLTDAFNKDRFRSLYNNYQRKRNSSDVVQSGENPYMPMSPVNKEQESLLGSTDVNEDFFESGDEEDHQTLTYEDLLSFSYQVAKGMEFLSAKNCIHRDLAARNILVTRSRLVKIGDFGLARDIENDSNYVVRGNARLPVKWMAPESIFKGMYTMQSDVWAYGILLWEIFSLGVTPYPGIKVDNTFYAMIERGFKMERPYYASESVYKVMCHCWALEPQNRPCFSKLVAFMEYQLSEFEEQLYYNVEGQKKGDSVYQNTPVIPESQEIVKEDEHQSSVTDSPCGTETADSENNMETITYL is encoded by the exons ATGCAGTTTAGACAAGATACACTTTTGAGGG tgTTTCTTCTACTGGTGTTCAGTTCCCTTGCATGCAGTGACACTCTGCATCAGATAGACGTGCGAGATGGAGATGTACAACGGCTGCCTTGTGTCTTAGAGAAATCA ACCTTGAAATGTCACATGTCTGAAGCAAATATCGAAAGTTCTCAGAAGACTCAGCTGGAGGTCGTACCTGGACAGATGGTTGAAGTTCACCTGAGATCAAACAGTTCAAAAGATTCCATGCAATGTTTCTGGGAACACAG AGAGACATCCAATTTGTTCTTGTTCAAGTTTTTTGAAAAAGGCATGGATGACATATACACTGTGGTATGTGGTAACAGAAAATCTGTCAACGTCTCAGTCCACATTCATTCAACGGAAA CCAGACCATCAGTGCCAGAGCTCACCACCGTCCGTGGCAAAAAATATGAAAGTGCACGTTTTCGATGTGTTTCCGAGGGAAATCCCAAACCAACAATCACGTggtatgaaaatgaaaaacatcgCAG CCAAGGTCGAATGGAGATAAGTAGGACGGAGAAAGGAGTGGCCGAGAGCAAAATGAGCAGTTTGGAATATTCTAGATCAAATATAAAGTGCTGTGCCAAAAACTCACACGGAGAGGAATGCTCCTATATCTATCACTACG ACCTTGACACAGGCAGGGAGGAAAGTGAGGCTTCTGAGATTTGGCTGCGTCGTGGTCAGTCGCTCTCGCTCCGATGTAAGGTCACGGGCAAACCTGCCATGCCGTGGTACTTCAACAATGACACAAAG CTCACAGGACTATCTGAACAGAGTTATGAAAAACAATTGGAGTATTATTCCATTGCCTCAGTTAGCCAAAACAATAGCGGAGAGTATCACTGCAACAGCAGTCACGGGCAAAGAAAAGCAGTAAAGGTTCACGTCTTTg aaAATGACTTTCTAAAGAAACTAAATCTGAGCAAACACATCACAATCCAGAACAAAGACAGGAAGGGTTTCTGCTTCCGTGCTGAGGTTCCGTCTCACCTAAAAGCAAAGTGTCAGTGGGTTATGCCAAATGGCTCCATAGTGCCATGCGAGGAAACTCAGCACCTCTCCGCTGTAAG CACTTTTACATTATGTGACCCAGAACCAGGCCAATATCAGATCCTACTGAGGAGTGGCAGAGAGTTCACTACTGGAAATATGTCTCTTTGTGTGACAG atTTACCCAAATTTCAGATCCTCCATGACCTGACCCATGTCACCTGTATGACCAAAAGTAATCTTCCTGTACACATTTCCTGGATGACCTGTCCATCAAACGCTAA CTATAATGATACTTCAGCATGGAAGGAGACATACACTGACTCTCCAAAGGGCACAGACTCAGGGCAGTTCTGCCAGAAGACCATCGTTGTCTCTCGGCCTCTCAGCGATGTGAATGATCACTTTGTGAAATGCTGCTGGAGGAATAATAATACGGATTCACACTGCAGTGAGCAAATCCTCGTGAAAATAT CTTCAGTAAACTATTTTTTCCTGGTTGGGGCGTGCATCCTGGCGTGGATCCTCACCAGCGTGCTGGTCCTGTTTCTCTTCATCCGCAAAAAA AAGCCTGGTTATGAGACACAAATCCAGATGATTCAGATGGTAGGACCCTTGGACAATGATTACATCTACATTGACTTCAAGGATTTTAAATATAACCAGAAATTAGAGTTCCCTCGCGAGAATCTGGAACTGG GGAAAGAGCTGGGCTCTGGAGCTTTTGGCATGGTGGTGCAGGCTACAGCATATGGCATCAGCAAGCCTGGAGTGTCCATGCAAGTTGCAGTGAAAATGCTAAAAG AGAAGCACCAAGCGGTGGAGAAAGAAGCCTTGATGTCTGAACTGAAGATGTTAATGTATATTGGAAATCACACCAACATTGTgaacctgctgggagcctgcactggaacag GTCCCATTTACCTGATCTTTCAATACTGCCATTATGGAGACCTGCTGAATTACCTGAAGAACAACAGAGAGCACTTTTACAAGTCCTTAACGGACGCTTTCAACAAGGACAGATTCAGAAGCCTGTACAACAACTACCAGAGGAAGAGAAACTCCAG TGACGTTGTTCAGTCTGGTGAGAACCCGTACATGCCCATGTCCCCGGTGAACAAGGAGCAGGAGTCGCTGCTCGGCTCTACAGATGTTAATGAAG atttttttgaaaGTGGAGATGAGGAAGACCACCAGACTCTCACCTACGAAGATCTCCTGAGCTTCTCCTACCAAGTGGCCAAGGGAATGGAGTTCCTTTCCGCTAAAAAC TGCATTCATCGAGACCTGGCAGCCAGAAATATCTTAGTGACCCGAAGCAGACTGGTGAAGATCGGTGACTTTGGTCTGGCACGAGATATTGAAAATGACTCTAACTATGTGGTGAGAGGAAAT GCTCGTTTGCCGGTGAAGTGGATGGCCCCGGAGAGTATTTTTAAAGGGATGTACACCATGCAGAGTGATGTCTGGGCCTATGGGATCCTGCTCTGGGAGATCTTCTCTCTAG GTGTGACTCCGTATCCTGGTATAAAAGTAGATAACACCTTCTATGCCATGATCGAAAGAGGGTTTAAAATGGAGCGCCCGTATTACGCCTCTGAGTCTGT GTATAAGGTGAtgtgccactgttgggctctggAACCCCAAAACCGACCATGTTTCTCCAAACTCGTGGCTTTCATGGAGTACCAGCTGAGTGAATTTGAGGAACag CTCTACTACAACGTCGAAGGGCAGAAAAAAGGCGACTCTGTGTACCAAAATACTCCAGTGATCCCAGAGTCACAAGAAATCGTAAAAGAAGATGAACATCAGTCGTCAGTCACAGATTCACCCTGCGGCACTGAAACAGCCGACTCAGAGAATAACATGGAAACAATTACTTACCTTTAA